A single genomic interval of Oceanithermus profundus DSM 14977 harbors:
- a CDS encoding YqeG family HAD IIIA-type phosphatase codes for MRLLWPKARVRRVTELTPEWLAARGLRGLVVDLDNTLVPYGVRPPAEGELAAWNRALAEAGIPVFIVSNAKPGRTRAWARSLGLEGWGLAGKPFPWSLRRAVRRMGLAPREVAVAGDQLFTDVLGANLIGAYSVLVEPIEPKKGLPHTRWVRALERRILERVPGPQNGGAQRSESGE; via the coding sequence ATGCGGCTTTTGTGGCCCAAGGCGCGCGTGCGGCGCGTGACCGAGCTCACCCCCGAGTGGTTGGCGGCGCGAGGGCTTCGCGGCCTCGTGGTGGACCTGGACAACACCCTGGTGCCCTACGGCGTCCGCCCGCCGGCGGAGGGCGAGCTGGCCGCGTGGAACCGCGCGCTCGCCGAGGCGGGGATCCCCGTCTTCATCGTCTCCAACGCCAAGCCGGGGCGCACCCGCGCCTGGGCGCGGTCGCTGGGGTTGGAGGGCTGGGGCCTCGCGGGCAAGCCCTTCCCCTGGAGCCTACGCCGGGCGGTGCGGCGGATGGGCCTCGCGCCGCGCGAGGTGGCCGTGGCCGGCGACCAGCTCTTCACCGACGTGCTGGGCGCCAACCTGATCGGGGCCTATTCCGTGCTCGTCGAGCCGATCGAGCCGAAGAAGGGGCTGCCGCACACGCGCTGGGTGCGGGCCCTCGAACGCCGCATCCTGGAGCGAGTTCCAGGCCCCCAAAACGGGGGTGCACAGCGCTCGGAATCCGGTGAATAA
- a CDS encoding nucleotide pyrophosphohydrolase — protein MSLTLKEAQRRVDAWIGRFEEGYFPPLLMLARLTEETGEVARVLAHAHGKTPKPGEAAGELAEELADLLFVLISMANSHGIDLEEAFLAALAKYEARDADRWTPKQP, from the coding sequence GTGAGCCTGACCCTGAAGGAAGCCCAACGGCGCGTGGACGCCTGGATCGGCCGCTTCGAGGAGGGGTACTTCCCGCCGCTCCTCATGCTGGCGCGGCTCACCGAGGAGACCGGCGAGGTGGCGCGGGTGCTGGCCCACGCCCACGGCAAGACGCCCAAGCCGGGCGAGGCCGCGGGCGAGCTGGCCGAGGAGCTGGCCGACCTGCTCTTCGTCCTCATCAGCATGGCCAACAGCCACGGCATCGACCTGGAGGAGGCCTTCTTGGCGGCGCTGGCCAAGTACGAAGCGCGCGACGCGGACCGCTGGACGCCCAAGCAGCCGTGA
- the pgeF gene encoding peptidoglycan editing factor PgeF, producing the protein MNLLRLDLLAAPHGFTTRAGGVSTGPYAALNLSTATGDDPAAVAENRRRVRAAFGGAPLARLSQVHGTAVHAVQGPGVWEGDGLVSAEPGLVLAVSVADCYPLLLEDPAVGAVAALHAGWRGVLGNILAVGVERLAELGADPARLRLAVGPGIAGPSYQVSAELAERFAAAGYEDAVLPDPEPGRARLDLPTAIRRQALALGIGLEHLAFSGRDTYRDPALFSYRRDGAASGRMWGLIQVPPRPG; encoded by the coding sequence GTGAACCTCCTGCGCTTGGACCTGCTTGCCGCGCCCCACGGCTTCACCACCCGCGCCGGGGGCGTGAGCACCGGGCCCTACGCGGCGCTCAACCTCTCGACCGCCACCGGCGACGACCCTGCGGCCGTGGCCGAGAACCGCCGCCGGGTGCGGGCCGCCTTCGGCGGCGCGCCGCTGGCGCGGCTCAGCCAGGTGCACGGCACCGCCGTGCACGCGGTGCAGGGGCCCGGAGTGTGGGAGGGCGACGGGCTGGTGAGCGCCGAGCCGGGGCTCGTGCTCGCCGTGAGCGTGGCCGACTGCTACCCGCTCCTGCTGGAGGACCCCGCCGTCGGGGCGGTGGCGGCGCTGCACGCGGGCTGGCGCGGGGTGCTGGGGAACATCCTGGCCGTGGGGGTGGAGCGGCTGGCGGAGCTGGGCGCCGATCCGGCGCGGCTGCGCCTGGCCGTGGGCCCGGGCATCGCCGGGCCCAGCTACCAGGTTTCGGCGGAGCTGGCGGAGCGCTTCGCCGCGGCGGGCTACGAGGACGCCGTGCTCCCCGACCCCGAGCCGGGGCGGGCGCGGCTCGACCTGCCCACCGCGATCCGCCGGCAGGCGCTGGCGCTGGGGATCGGGCTCGAGCACCTCGCCTTCTCGGGGCGCGACACCTACCGCGACCCGGCGCTCTTCTCCTACCGCCGCGACGGGGCGGCGAGCGGGCGCATGTGGGGCCTCATCCAGGTGCCCCCGCGCCCGGGGTAG
- a CDS encoding type II/IV secretion system protein: MSVLTIGDKRLGAALIELGHLKDEDLQRALERHREIGGSLAEVIVDMGLLSEQRMAQVIEEAFGIPLVNLHEVEIPPEARAKLPAEKARELEAIPFALEGDTLRVAFTNPLDTLRVDEVEDLTEMLVEPYQVLRPSFEYALAVNYPELGLETPPPPSPIQEHEMRLGELLLQKGLIQREALEQALVEQEQTGELLGRILVGKGLIQEIDLYQALAEQEGAEFLPSTDKVEVDRDTANLFLRTDALRYHAIPVQQGRKSVRVVVSDLRHKQAVESLLGKRVKFVLTLPEEWEKLFARAYPGSGRLGESLVQDGKLDRDSLRQALKVQERLGKARPLGEVLVELGYVSAEDVEEALKKQRAGGGRLEDTLVQSGKINPEMLAQSLAIQLGYDYIDPVENPPDPSVLHLVGENTVRRYTVFPHHLEGDALVVLMKDPRNIWAIDDLRVFTKREIIPAVAAEEQIVKLIERFYGSSGDLDELTKEFAHKHREEEEVSTDLDDNAVVRLVNTIIREAYLQDASDIHIEPREADVIVRIRIDGALREYMRLPKGAAPAIASRIKIMGNLDIAERRLPQDGRVRFKDRSIDLDLRLSTLPTVYGEKSVMRLLRKATEIPEIEGLGFAPDVFERFQEVISKPYGIFLITGPTGSGKSFTTFSILKRVATPDKNTTTIEDPVEYEIPGINQTQVNMAAGLDFARALRAFLRQDPDIIMVGEIRDSETAQIATEAALTGHLVIATLHTNDAAGAITRLDEMGVELFNISASLIGVLAQRLVRKVCDHCKVEVEPDPSVLRRLNLDEKEFKDVTLYRGVGCERCNGTGYKGRYAIHELMVIDDEIRRAIVEGKSATEIKELARSKGMKTLREDGIYKAMQGITTLEEVMARTIE; encoded by the coding sequence ATGAGCGTATTGACGATTGGCGATAAGCGGCTCGGCGCCGCACTTATTGAACTCGGCCACTTGAAGGACGAGGATTTGCAGCGTGCCCTGGAACGGCACCGCGAAATCGGGGGCTCGTTGGCCGAGGTGATCGTGGACATGGGGCTGCTCTCGGAGCAGCGCATGGCCCAGGTGATCGAAGAAGCCTTCGGGATTCCTCTGGTCAACCTGCACGAGGTGGAGATCCCGCCCGAGGCGCGGGCCAAGCTGCCCGCGGAAAAGGCGCGGGAGCTCGAGGCCATCCCCTTCGCCCTCGAGGGCGACACCCTGCGCGTCGCCTTCACCAACCCCCTCGACACCCTGCGCGTCGACGAGGTGGAGGACCTCACCGAGATGCTCGTCGAGCCCTACCAGGTGCTCCGGCCCTCGTTCGAGTACGCGCTGGCGGTCAACTACCCCGAGCTGGGGCTCGAGACCCCGCCGCCCCCCTCGCCGATCCAGGAGCACGAGATGCGCCTGGGCGAGCTGCTGTTGCAGAAGGGGCTGATCCAGCGGGAGGCGCTCGAGCAGGCCCTGGTCGAGCAGGAGCAGACCGGCGAGCTGCTGGGCCGCATCCTCGTCGGCAAGGGGCTGATCCAGGAGATCGACCTCTACCAGGCCCTGGCCGAGCAGGAAGGGGCCGAGTTCCTACCGAGCACCGACAAGGTCGAGGTCGACCGCGACACCGCCAACCTCTTCCTGCGCACCGACGCGCTGCGCTACCACGCGATCCCCGTCCAGCAGGGGCGCAAGAGCGTGCGCGTCGTCGTCTCCGACCTGCGCCACAAGCAGGCCGTCGAGAGCCTGCTGGGCAAGCGGGTGAAGTTCGTCCTCACCCTGCCCGAGGAGTGGGAAAAGCTCTTCGCCCGCGCCTACCCGGGCTCGGGCCGCCTGGGCGAGTCGCTCGTCCAGGACGGCAAGCTCGACCGCGACAGCCTGCGGCAGGCGCTCAAGGTCCAGGAGCGCCTGGGCAAGGCGCGGCCGCTGGGCGAGGTTCTCGTCGAGCTCGGCTACGTCTCCGCCGAGGACGTGGAAGAAGCCCTCAAGAAGCAGCGCGCCGGCGGCGGCCGCCTCGAGGACACCCTGGTCCAGTCGGGCAAGATCAACCCCGAGATGCTGGCCCAGAGCCTGGCCATCCAGCTGGGCTACGACTACATTGACCCCGTGGAGAACCCGCCCGACCCCAGCGTGCTGCACCTGGTGGGCGAGAATACGGTGCGCCGCTACACGGTCTTCCCGCACCACCTCGAAGGCGACGCCCTGGTGGTGCTGATGAAGGACCCGCGCAACATCTGGGCGATCGACGACCTGCGGGTCTTCACCAAGCGCGAGATCATCCCCGCGGTGGCCGCCGAGGAGCAGATCGTCAAGCTGATCGAGCGCTTCTACGGCTCGAGCGGCGACCTCGACGAGCTGACCAAGGAGTTCGCCCACAAGCACCGCGAGGAAGAGGAGGTCTCCACCGACCTCGACGACAACGCGGTGGTGCGGCTCGTCAACACCATCATCCGCGAGGCCTACCTGCAGGACGCCTCGGACATCCACATCGAGCCGCGCGAGGCCGACGTGATCGTGCGCATCCGCATCGACGGCGCGCTGCGCGAGTACATGCGCCTGCCCAAGGGCGCGGCCCCGGCCATCGCCAGCCGCATCAAGATCATGGGCAACCTCGACATCGCCGAGCGCCGCCTGCCCCAGGACGGCCGCGTGCGCTTCAAGGACCGCAGCATCGACCTCGACCTGCGCCTTTCCACGCTGCCCACGGTCTACGGCGAGAAGTCGGTGATGCGCCTCTTGCGCAAGGCCACCGAGATCCCCGAGATCGAGGGATTGGGCTTCGCCCCCGACGTCTTCGAGCGCTTCCAGGAGGTCATCAGCAAGCCCTACGGCATCTTCCTGATCACCGGCCCCACCGGTTCGGGTAAGTCGTTCACTACCTTCTCGATCCTCAAGCGGGTGGCCACCCCCGACAAGAACACGACCACGATCGAGGACCCGGTGGAGTACGAGATCCCCGGCATCAACCAGACCCAGGTGAACATGGCCGCGGGCCTCGACTTCGCCCGCGCCCTGCGCGCCTTCCTGCGCCAGGATCCGGACATCATCATGGTCGGTGAGATCCGCGACTCGGAGACCGCGCAGATCGCCACCGAGGCCGCGCTCACCGGCCACCTGGTCATCGCCACCCTGCACACCAACGACGCCGCCGGCGCGATCACCCGCCTCGACGAGATGGGCGTCGAGCTCTTCAACATCTCGGCCTCGCTGATCGGCGTGCTGGCCCAGCGCCTGGTGCGCAAGGTCTGCGACCACTGCAAGGTCGAGGTCGAGCCCGACCCCTCGGTGCTGCGGCGCCTCAACCTCGACGAGAAGGAGTTCAAGGACGTCACCCTCTACCGCGGCGTCGGCTGCGAGCGCTGCAACGGCACCGGCTACAAGGGGCGCTACGCCATCCACGAACTGATGGTCATCGACGACGAGATCCGCCGGGCCATCGTCGAGGGCAAGTCGGCCACCGAGATCAAGGAACTCGCACGCAGCAAGGGGATGAAGACGCTGCGCGAGGACGGCATCTACAAGGCCATGCAGGGCATCACCACGCTGGAAGAGGTCATGGCCCGCACGATCGAGTAA